One genomic region from Haloterrigena gelatinilytica encodes:
- a CDS encoding PAS domain S-box protein, which translates to MAAGIHVLCVDDDPDVRSVTAATLERARSEFVVSTATSGRDGLSRLDGTESEPERPAIDCIVSDYEMPGMDGLEFLAAVRERDPEMPFLLFTGTGSEAIASEAISAGVTDYLRKGTGTDRYAVLANRIENAVEKRRAERAKRESERELERYRTLVETVDDPMYVLDAEGNCTIVNEAFCELLGVDRDRIVGESISEFISREALERGAKTVYHLHGSDRTSDRFEFTIGTEDGTERVGEANVTALTDGDGRFTGSTAVVRDITARKRRERELARYERIVDLAPIALFVLDANATITWCNDEFADAFTEEIDALIGTPFPELIERGYYDERVIGKYTDEVRALLSSSVDRTRAKYQVRFRSNDDEKRIHDVHTELLPLEDGEFVGTIHAIRDITRRRRSQRELERQNDRLEEFASVVSHDLRNPLNVARGTLDLHAEDCPQSGESIDRIRWSLQRMDDLIDRLLSLARHGRTIGEQTPVSLSSSVHRAWNAVDTANATLECAVETTIVADEGRLQALLENLFRNAVEHGSTGSPSHAQEDAVEHGSTSPDSHARQDTGRRGASSEPSVADAPADSVEHGSSDADSRAQQERSGVTVTVGPLETDAGDDRPVRGFYVADDGPGFDSEPDDLFEFGYTTAEDGTGFGLAIVEGIAEAHGWTVTARNGDDGGARVEISGVDVRDDRSGPT; encoded by the coding sequence ATGGCAGCCGGGATCCACGTCCTGTGTGTCGACGACGACCCGGACGTCCGTTCGGTAACTGCCGCCACACTCGAGCGAGCCCGATCGGAGTTCGTCGTCTCGACGGCGACCTCCGGACGGGACGGACTGTCGCGATTGGACGGGACCGAGAGCGAGCCGGAGCGCCCCGCCATCGACTGTATCGTCAGCGACTACGAGATGCCCGGAATGGACGGCCTCGAGTTCCTCGCGGCGGTTCGCGAGCGCGACCCGGAGATGCCGTTTCTCCTGTTCACCGGAACGGGATCCGAAGCGATCGCCAGCGAGGCGATTTCGGCCGGCGTCACCGACTACCTCCGGAAGGGGACGGGGACCGATCGGTACGCCGTCCTCGCGAACCGCATCGAGAACGCCGTCGAGAAACGCCGCGCGGAGCGGGCCAAACGCGAGAGCGAACGCGAACTCGAGCGGTATCGGACGCTCGTCGAAACGGTCGACGACCCCATGTACGTCCTGGACGCGGAGGGGAACTGCACGATCGTCAACGAGGCCTTCTGCGAACTGCTCGGCGTCGATCGGGACCGCATCGTCGGTGAATCGATTTCTGAGTTCATCTCCAGGGAGGCGCTCGAGCGCGGCGCCAAGACGGTGTATCACCTCCACGGGAGCGACCGGACGTCCGATCGCTTCGAATTCACCATCGGAACCGAGGACGGCACGGAGCGCGTCGGCGAGGCGAACGTGACCGCCCTCACGGACGGCGACGGTCGGTTCACCGGCTCTACGGCCGTCGTTCGAGACATCACCGCGCGGAAGCGTCGGGAACGCGAACTCGCCCGGTACGAGCGGATCGTCGATCTCGCGCCGATCGCGCTGTTCGTCCTCGACGCGAACGCGACGATCACCTGGTGTAACGACGAGTTCGCCGACGCGTTCACCGAGGAGATCGACGCCCTGATCGGAACGCCGTTTCCGGAGCTCATCGAGCGGGGCTACTACGACGAGCGGGTGATCGGTAAGTACACCGACGAGGTCAGAGCGCTCCTCTCTTCGTCGGTCGACCGCACTCGAGCCAAGTACCAGGTCCGATTCCGGTCGAACGACGACGAGAAGCGGATCCACGACGTCCACACCGAGCTCCTCCCGCTCGAGGACGGAGAGTTCGTCGGCACGATACACGCGATCCGCGACATCACCCGACGACGGCGCTCCCAGCGGGAACTCGAGCGTCAGAACGATCGCTTGGAGGAGTTCGCGAGCGTCGTCAGCCACGACCTGCGCAATCCGTTGAACGTGGCGCGGGGCACGCTCGACCTCCACGCCGAGGACTGTCCGCAGTCGGGGGAGTCGATCGATCGAATCCGCTGGTCGCTCCAGCGGATGGACGACCTGATCGACCGGCTCCTGTCGCTGGCCCGCCACGGACGAACGATCGGCGAGCAGACCCCGGTCTCGCTCTCGAGCAGCGTCCACAGAGCCTGGAACGCCGTCGATACCGCGAACGCCACCCTCGAGTGCGCCGTCGAGACTACGATCGTCGCCGACGAGGGCCGTCTGCAAGCGCTGCTCGAGAACTTGTTTCGGAACGCTGTCGAACACGGTTCGACAGGCTCTCCTTCGCACGCTCAGGAGGACGCCGTGGAGCACGGCTCCACGAGCCCTGACTCGCACGCTCGTCAGGACACCGGAAGACGCGGAGCGTCTTCCGAGCCCTCGGTCGCTGACGCTCCCGCGGACAGCGTGGAACACGGATCTTCGGACGCCGACTCGAGGGCCCAACAGGAGCGATCCGGCGTCACCGTTACCGTCGGTCCCCTCGAGACCGACGCCGGCGACGATCGACCGGTACGGGGGTTCTACGTCGCCGACGACGGACCGGGGTTCGACTCGGAGCCCGACGACCTGTTCGAGTTCGGTTACACGACCGCCGAGGACGGCACCGGGTTCGGGCTGGCGATCGTCGAGGGAATCGCCGAGGCCCACGGTTGGACCGTGACCGCGCGAAACGGCGACGACGGCGGCGCGCGCGTCGAGATCAGCGGCGTCGACGTTCGCGACGATCGGTCGGGGCCGACGTAA
- a CDS encoding S8 family serine peptidase yields the protein MTANRSQSPLERAAETTAGLEIEQQFWLTNAAQVRIDTDRVDLESVAAIDGVVEIHADAAVELTTTTNATASTAGPAEAARRLGGSYTNGLEQLSIPEVHEKYGARGAGATVAVLDTGADDTHPDVQVDGWRDFSGGSSTPIDYNTHGTHVAGTVAGGSASGTQIGVAPEATLLVGAVLTDCSDGSCVGRTSDVIAGMEWAVANGADVISLSLGSEGYTASYISAVRNAEASGTVVVAGAGNSGDGISTSPGNVYDVISVGAVDEYGRVTAFSSGETIDTSDAWGRDAPSEWPNSYLVPTIVAPGDRVLSAAADGGYVRKRGTSMATPHVAGVIALLQGATDRSLESEEIKTVLRETAAGSTGEPDTRYGHGIVDATAALEEGGSFATVEGTVSDTVTDDPIESATVSLEAPDGTSYETTADFGGGYDLKGVPGDRKYTLTVTAPGYESTSETVFLPADERTRRDVSLAGNGELEAVLEDAQFGNGLANGTVNATAYGTYPLVYQGDGVYTADHVPSRGRANEYTLTATAPGYESERRAVAVTDGQRATERFELTGDATLEVVAEDAMTGTAVSNASVTIERPDGTAFDVDESTADDGVLTTPVPGTDTEYTVRVAADGYETATATVTVASGETVTANVSLEGDAVIAVALEDAQFGDGITEASVEATGDRGTYSGTHEGNGEYVLEPVPGGDEYAINVTAAGYVNDARTVSVGTNGAASDRIVLEGDATLLVTVVDEADEPVGDATVTIERPDGASFTATEESNANGTLEATVPGSGTAYALTVDAQGYASETVSTDSVPSGATESVTVTVATVDGVPGFGVPVAAVALLATLAVSVSRGRA from the coding sequence ATGACGGCGAACCGCTCGCAGTCGCCCCTCGAGCGCGCTGCCGAGACGACCGCCGGACTTGAGATCGAGCAGCAATTTTGGCTGACGAACGCCGCGCAGGTGCGGATCGATACGGATCGGGTCGACCTCGAATCGGTCGCTGCGATCGACGGGGTCGTCGAGATCCACGCCGATGCGGCCGTCGAACTTACGACGACTACGAATGCGACTGCGTCGACGGCCGGGCCAGCCGAAGCCGCGAGGCGGCTCGGCGGCTCGTACACCAACGGTCTCGAGCAGCTGTCGATCCCCGAAGTCCACGAGAAGTACGGCGCTCGCGGCGCGGGAGCGACGGTCGCCGTCCTCGACACGGGCGCCGATGACACCCATCCGGACGTACAGGTCGACGGGTGGCGGGACTTCTCCGGTGGTTCGTCGACGCCGATTGACTACAACACGCACGGTACCCACGTCGCCGGCACGGTCGCCGGCGGGTCGGCGAGCGGCACCCAAATCGGCGTCGCACCCGAGGCGACGCTACTCGTCGGCGCCGTCCTGACGGACTGCAGCGACGGCAGCTGCGTCGGCCGGACATCCGACGTGATCGCCGGCATGGAGTGGGCCGTCGCCAACGGCGCCGACGTCATCAGTCTGAGCCTCGGATCGGAGGGATACACGGCGAGCTACATCAGTGCCGTCCGGAACGCGGAGGCCAGCGGGACCGTCGTCGTCGCCGGCGCCGGGAACAGCGGCGACGGGATCTCCACGTCGCCGGGGAACGTCTACGACGTGATCAGCGTCGGTGCTGTCGACGAGTACGGCCGCGTCACGGCGTTCTCGAGCGGCGAGACGATCGACACCTCCGATGCATGGGGCCGGGACGCTCCCTCGGAGTGGCCGAACAGCTATCTCGTTCCGACGATTGTCGCGCCCGGCGATCGCGTCCTCAGTGCCGCCGCCGACGGCGGCTACGTGCGAAAGCGGGGAACCAGTATGGCGACACCCCACGTCGCAGGGGTGATCGCACTGCTTCAGGGGGCGACCGACAGATCGCTCGAATCCGAAGAGATCAAAACGGTATTGAGAGAGACGGCCGCGGGGTCGACCGGCGAACCGGATACCCGCTACGGTCACGGGATCGTCGACGCGACCGCCGCTCTCGAAGAGGGCGGTTCGTTCGCGACGGTAGAGGGTACGGTGTCCGATACAGTAACGGACGATCCGATCGAATCCGCGACCGTCTCCCTCGAGGCTCCCGACGGAACCAGTTACGAGACGACGGCCGACTTCGGGGGCGGGTACGATCTCAAAGGCGTTCCGGGGGATCGGAAGTATACGTTGACCGTGACTGCGCCCGGCTACGAGTCGACGAGCGAAACGGTGTTCCTCCCAGCTGACGAGAGGACGAGACGAGACGTCTCGCTCGCGGGGAACGGCGAACTCGAGGCGGTCCTCGAGGACGCCCAGTTCGGCAACGGTCTCGCCAACGGGACCGTCAACGCGACTGCGTACGGAACGTATCCGCTAGTCTATCAGGGCGATGGCGTCTACACCGCAGACCACGTCCCCAGTCGCGGACGCGCGAACGAGTACACGCTGACCGCCACTGCACCGGGTTACGAGAGCGAACGGCGGGCGGTCGCGGTGACGGACGGACAACGAGCGACAGAGCGGTTCGAACTCACCGGCGACGCGACGCTCGAGGTAGTCGCCGAGGATGCGATGACGGGAACCGCCGTCTCGAACGCGAGCGTTACCATCGAACGGCCCGATGGAACCGCGTTCGACGTCGACGAGTCGACCGCTGACGACGGCGTGCTCACGACACCGGTTCCGGGAACCGACACCGAGTACACCGTCCGCGTCGCTGCCGACGGGTACGAGACGGCCACGGCGACCGTCACCGTCGCCAGCGGGGAGACCGTAACGGCCAACGTCTCGCTCGAGGGCGACGCCGTCATTGCGGTGGCCCTCGAAGACGCGCAGTTCGGCGACGGGATTACAGAAGCGAGCGTCGAAGCAACCGGCGACCGGGGGACGTATTCGGGGACACACGAGGGGAACGGCGAGTACGTCCTCGAACCCGTTCCCGGGGGCGACGAGTACGCGATTAACGTAACCGCAGCAGGGTACGTCAACGATGCTCGGACGGTCTCGGTCGGGACGAACGGAGCGGCGAGCGACCGGATCGTCCTCGAAGGCGACGCGACGCTCTTGGTGACCGTCGTCGACGAAGCCGATGAACCGGTCGGTGACGCAACCGTTACGATCGAACGTCCGGACGGCGCGTCGTTCACCGCTACCGAGGAATCGAACGCGAACGGGACGCTCGAAGCGACCGTTCCTGGGTCCGGGACGGCCTACGCGCTCACGGTCGACGCGCAGGGGTACGCGAGCGAGACCGTCTCGACGGATTCGGTCCCGAGCGGGGCGACTGAATCCGTTACCGTGACCGTGGCGACCGTCGACGGCGTCCCCGGGTTCGGCGTCCCGGTCGCGGCCGTCGCACTGCTGGCGACGCTCGCGGTCAGCGTTTCGCGGGGGCGGGCATAG
- a CDS encoding polyprenyl synthetase family protein produces MELLERRRALIEDRLVEVVDGLEPDALRAEVEHTALAGGKRVRPMVTVLACETVGGTAEDAVDFGVGIELVHAASLVVDDIIDRSELRRGTTSAWAEFGYGPAIVSSDGLLGEAFALFSSDPDATRVVAEAMVELGIGEATELSAEPETEAEYMTLARRKTGALFRAAAELGAIAAGSDAVTVEALGEYAERVGIAFQIRDDVLDAIADADELGKPTGHDAALERPSVVQVTDLTPDEANARARTESDRAIEALDRIEIADPTARDYLVELAEFVVERER; encoded by the coding sequence ATGGAATTGCTGGAGCGCCGTCGGGCGCTGATCGAGGATCGGCTCGTCGAGGTAGTCGACGGCCTCGAGCCGGACGCGCTCAGAGCGGAAGTCGAACACACGGCCCTCGCCGGAGGCAAGCGCGTCCGGCCGATGGTGACGGTGCTGGCCTGCGAGACGGTGGGCGGAACGGCCGAGGACGCCGTCGACTTCGGCGTCGGAATCGAACTCGTCCACGCGGCCTCGCTGGTCGTCGACGACATCATCGATCGGTCGGAGCTGCGCCGGGGCACGACCAGCGCCTGGGCCGAATTCGGCTACGGCCCGGCGATCGTCTCGAGCGACGGCTTGCTCGGCGAAGCGTTCGCCCTCTTTTCGTCGGATCCCGACGCCACGCGCGTCGTCGCCGAGGCCATGGTCGAACTCGGCATCGGCGAGGCGACGGAGCTGTCGGCCGAACCCGAAACCGAGGCCGAGTACATGACCCTCGCGCGCCGGAAAACCGGCGCACTCTTTCGCGCCGCCGCGGAGCTCGGGGCGATCGCCGCCGGCTCGGACGCGGTCACCGTCGAGGCGCTCGGCGAGTACGCCGAACGGGTCGGGATCGCCTTCCAGATCCGCGACGACGTCCTCGACGCGATCGCCGACGCCGACGAACTCGGCAAGCCGACCGGCCACGACGCCGCCCTGGAACGGCCGTCGGTGGTGCAAGTGACCGACCTCACGCCCGACGAGGCCAACGCCCGCGCTCGAACCGAATCGGATCGCGCGATCGAGGCCCTCGACCGGATCGAGATCGCCGACCCGACGGCGCGAGACTACCTCGTCGAACTGGCGGAGTTCGTCGTCGAACGCGAGCGCTAA
- a CDS encoding radical SAM protein, translating to MISKGCEQCAKGGKMVLFVYGYCDQRDCFYCPLGENRKNVTDVYANERLVESDEDVITEAKRMDALGTSITGGEPQEALDRTCHYLELLKDEFGEDHHTHLYTGITGGRENMRRLSEAGLDEIRFHPPYEQWGDLHGTEWEEILHIAREEGLTPAFEIPGIRAEEEFLEFLDEGAAEFCNVNEFEMSDGNYRRMQEQGFELKEDHMSAVEGSREEILEVMGDHEKVYFCTSVFKDAAQHRRRLKRMARNIRREFDDITDDGTLVYGKTRADPEEFEALGVPEEFYTVKTNHVEVAWWLLEEMIEEGDLEDGEIVEQYPTYDGQVVERTPLA from the coding sequence ATGATCTCGAAGGGCTGTGAGCAGTGCGCGAAAGGCGGCAAGATGGTGCTGTTCGTCTACGGTTACTGCGACCAGCGCGACTGCTTCTACTGCCCGCTCGGCGAGAACCGCAAGAACGTCACCGACGTCTACGCCAACGAGCGACTCGTCGAGTCCGACGAGGACGTCATCACGGAGGCAAAGCGGATGGACGCGCTGGGAACGTCGATCACCGGCGGCGAACCCCAAGAGGCCCTCGATCGGACCTGCCACTACCTCGAACTCCTGAAAGACGAGTTCGGCGAGGACCACCACACCCACCTCTATACGGGTATCACGGGCGGTCGCGAGAACATGCGACGGCTCTCCGAGGCCGGCCTCGACGAGATTCGCTTCCATCCGCCCTACGAACAGTGGGGCGACCTCCACGGCACCGAGTGGGAGGAAATCCTTCACATCGCTCGCGAGGAGGGGCTGACCCCCGCGTTCGAGATTCCCGGCATCCGCGCCGAAGAGGAGTTCCTCGAGTTCTTGGACGAGGGCGCAGCGGAGTTCTGCAACGTCAACGAGTTCGAGATGAGCGACGGGAACTACCGCCGGATGCAGGAGCAGGGCTTCGAACTCAAAGAAGACCACATGAGCGCCGTCGAGGGCTCCCGCGAGGAGATCCTCGAGGTGATGGGCGACCACGAGAAGGTCTACTTCTGTACGTCCGTGTTCAAGGACGCGGCCCAGCACCGCCGCCGTCTCAAGCGCATGGCGCGGAACATCCGCCGCGAGTTCGACGACATCACCGACGACGGCACGCTCGTCTACGGCAAGACCCGTGCGGATCCCGAGGAGTTCGAGGCCCTCGGCGTCCCCGAAGAGTTCTACACCGTCAAGACGAACCACGTCGAGGTCGCCTGGTGGCTCTTAGAGGAGATGATCGAAGAGGGCGACCTCGAGGACGGTGAAATCGTCGAGCAGTATCCGACCTACGACGGGCAAGTGGTCGAGCGGACGCCGCTGGCGTAA
- a CDS encoding DUF373 family protein — protein MLLVLCVDLDDDLGRKTGFSTPVIGRDPVEEAAVALATEDPEDSDVNVIFQGLHVYDDLADRDESVEVAVVTGNDEGDVKANREVGDEVDTVLASLSTAEDVTALVVTDGAQDESVIPIIRSRVPIDGVRRVVVRQAQNLESMYYTIKQVLNDPETRGTVLIPLGILLLIYPLALVGTVLDMPGFVLGTTSALLGLYLISRGLGLGDRLDAAVERARRSLYAGRTTLLAYVVAAALFALGGVSGRNELEAVREATPGEVGVPVMLSALVYGSIQWIAAAGVTTSLGQITDEYIAGSLEWRYLNAPFYVLSIAVVLYAVSAFFLDEVGISFLATALTVGTLLGIASTLAFAVIESRYADDDADEASGTRSAERA, from the coding sequence ATGCTGCTCGTCCTCTGTGTCGACCTCGACGACGATCTGGGTCGCAAGACCGGCTTTTCGACGCCGGTGATCGGCCGCGACCCCGTCGAGGAAGCGGCCGTTGCGCTGGCGACCGAAGACCCGGAGGACTCCGACGTCAACGTGATCTTCCAGGGGTTGCACGTCTACGACGACCTCGCCGATCGCGACGAGAGCGTCGAAGTCGCCGTCGTCACCGGCAACGACGAGGGCGACGTGAAGGCGAACCGCGAGGTCGGCGACGAGGTCGACACCGTCCTCGCGAGCCTCTCGACCGCGGAGGACGTCACCGCGCTCGTGGTCACCGACGGCGCGCAGGACGAGTCCGTCATTCCGATCATCCGGTCGCGGGTGCCCATCGACGGCGTCCGTCGCGTCGTCGTTCGGCAGGCCCAGAACTTAGAGTCGATGTACTACACGATCAAGCAGGTGCTGAACGATCCGGAGACGCGAGGGACGGTGTTGATCCCGCTGGGGATCCTCCTGTTGATCTACCCGCTCGCCCTGGTCGGGACCGTCCTCGACATGCCCGGGTTCGTGCTGGGAACGACCTCGGCGCTGCTGGGACTGTATCTCATCTCCAGAGGACTCGGGCTGGGCGACCGCCTCGACGCCGCCGTCGAGCGCGCCCGCCGGTCGCTGTACGCCGGCCGGACGACCCTGCTCGCCTACGTCGTCGCCGCCGCCCTGTTCGCCCTCGGCGGCGTCAGCGGCCGGAACGAACTCGAGGCCGTCCGTGAGGCGACGCCCGGCGAGGTCGGCGTGCCCGTGATGCTCTCCGCGCTCGTCTACGGGTCGATCCAGTGGATCGCCGCCGCGGGGGTCACCACCAGCCTCGGCCAGATCACCGACGAGTACATCGCCGGCTCCCTCGAGTGGCGCTACCTCAACGCGCCGTTTTACGTGCTCTCGATCGCCGTCGTCCTCTACGCGGTGAGCGCGTTCTTCCTCGACGAGGTCGGGATCAGCTTCCTCGCGACGGCGCTGACCGTCGGCACGCTGCTCGGCATCGCGAGCACCCTCGCCTTCGCCGTCATCGAGTCGCGGTACGCGGATGACGATGCCGACGAGGCGAGCGGCACGCGTTCGGCAGAGCGCGCCTGA
- a CDS encoding NAD(P)-dependent alcohol dehydrogenase: MEIDAAVVEEESGSFDIETVELESPQAGEVLVRVVGAGVCHTDMIVRDQLYPTPLPAVLGHEGSGVVEAVGDGVSRVEPGDHVVLSFDYDDDCHSCRDGHPAYCESFFEHNFGGQRPEDGTSPLSRDGERLSGRFFGQSSFATHAIATERNVVPVDTGGDVPLELLGPLGCGIQTGAGAVINSLDPQAGSSIAIFGAGSVGLSAVMAADLKGCTEVITIDLKENRLETAAEFGATETVNPEAVDDVIAAVDEYTGGGVDYALETTGVADVAEQAVQTLTQRGTLGIVGAPPLGTEASYDVNDLLLNGRSITGIVEGDSNPQEFIPDLVDLYRRGKFPFDELVTYYDFDEIEQAVEDSENGETIKPVLQISEP; encoded by the coding sequence ATGGAGATCGACGCAGCGGTCGTCGAGGAGGAGAGCGGTTCGTTCGACATCGAAACCGTCGAACTCGAGTCGCCACAGGCGGGAGAGGTGCTGGTCCGGGTCGTCGGGGCCGGCGTCTGTCATACCGATATGATCGTCCGCGACCAGCTGTATCCAACGCCCTTACCCGCGGTCTTAGGCCACGAGGGGTCGGGCGTGGTCGAAGCGGTCGGTGACGGCGTGAGCCGCGTCGAACCCGGCGATCACGTGGTGTTGAGCTTCGACTACGACGACGACTGTCACAGCTGTCGGGACGGCCACCCGGCCTACTGCGAGTCGTTCTTCGAACACAACTTCGGTGGGCAGCGCCCCGAGGACGGCACCTCCCCGCTCTCACGGGACGGCGAACGACTCAGCGGACGGTTCTTCGGCCAATCGTCGTTCGCGACCCACGCCATCGCGACCGAGCGGAACGTGGTTCCCGTCGACACCGGCGGTGACGTCCCGCTGGAACTGCTCGGGCCGCTCGGCTGTGGGATCCAGACCGGCGCGGGCGCCGTCATCAATTCGTTGGACCCCCAGGCCGGATCGTCGATCGCGATCTTCGGTGCCGGATCCGTCGGCCTCTCGGCGGTTATGGCCGCCGATCTCAAGGGGTGTACGGAGGTCATCACGATCGACCTGAAGGAGAACCGACTCGAGACCGCCGCCGAATTCGGGGCGACCGAGACGGTCAACCCTGAAGCGGTCGACGACGTGATTGCGGCCGTCGACGAGTACACCGGTGGCGGTGTCGACTACGCGCTGGAGACGACCGGCGTCGCGGACGTGGCCGAACAGGCCGTCCAGACGCTCACCCAGCGAGGAACGCTGGGAATCGTCGGCGCGCCGCCGCTGGGAACCGAAGCGAGCTACGACGTCAACGACCTCCTCCTCAACGGGCGTTCGATCACGGGCATCGTCGAGGGCGACTCGAATCCCCAGGAGTTCATTCCGGACCTCGTCGATCTCTACCGGCGCGGGAAGTTCCCGTTCGACGAACTCGTCACCTACTACGACTTCGACGAGATCGAACAGGCCGTCGAGGACTCCGAGAACGGGGAGACGATCAAGCCCGTGTTGCAGATCAGCGAGCCCTGA